A window from Candidatus Bathyarchaeota archaeon encodes these proteins:
- a CDS encoding glycosyltransferase family 2 protein — MIAFDVFSTVLLAVLLFWTIYNGSIIYMGVRSKRKQQSPPQITAQDPLPSFSLIIPSKNEEAVIRRCLDGILNVDYPKEKMQIIIIDGNSKDGTAKICSEFVDKYPQNIQFISEQTSKGKPAALNLALPYVNGDIVGVFDADSLPEKEVLLKTAAYFKDQKIVAIQGRTTSINEKSNALTRVISMEEKAWFQALLSGREHMQLFVPLTGSCQFVRRNVLEELGGWDENSLTEDIELALRLVEKKYSVKYAPDVCSGQETPENLGNLVKQRVRWYRGYMETALKYGRLLNTLNKRTVDAEISLGGPFMMVVSLLSYINWFVVAVFLWQSTPIINFTGLVIALTAVSIVSIGVGLIASEKPIKPRNILWIPCIYFYWLIQMVIAGWAFLKLLFRRKRDWSKTVKTGTLATPALGAAAPS, encoded by the coding sequence ATGATAGCGTTTGATGTCTTCTCCACGGTGCTTTTAGCAGTTCTGCTCTTTTGGACCATCTACAATGGCTCCATAATATACATGGGCGTAAGAAGCAAACGCAAACAGCAGTCGCCACCCCAAATAACTGCACAAGACCCCCTCCCAAGTTTCTCGCTTATTATTCCATCAAAAAACGAAGAAGCCGTCATACGCCGATGCTTAGACGGCATCCTAAACGTCGATTACCCCAAAGAAAAAATGCAAATAATCATAATCGACGGCAACTCTAAAGACGGCACAGCCAAAATCTGCAGCGAATTCGTCGATAAATACCCCCAAAACATCCAATTCATCTCTGAACAGACCTCAAAAGGAAAACCCGCCGCGCTTAACCTTGCATTGCCCTACGTAAACGGCGACATAGTGGGTGTCTTTGACGCGGATAGCCTCCCCGAAAAAGAAGTATTACTAAAAACCGCTGCATACTTCAAAGACCAAAAAATCGTAGCAATACAAGGGCGAACCACCTCTATAAACGAAAAAAGCAACGCTCTCACCCGCGTTATATCCATGGAGGAAAAAGCCTGGTTCCAAGCGTTACTTAGCGGCAGAGAACACATGCAGCTATTTGTTCCGCTAACGGGAAGCTGCCAATTCGTGAGGCGCAACGTGCTCGAAGAACTGGGCGGCTGGGACGAAAACTCCCTCACCGAAGACATAGAATTAGCCCTTCGGTTAGTTGAGAAAAAGTACTCCGTCAAATATGCACCCGACGTTTGTTCAGGGCAAGAAACCCCAGAAAATTTGGGAAACCTCGTTAAACAAAGGGTCCGTTGGTATCGAGGCTACATGGAAACCGCCCTAAAATACGGTCGCTTACTCAATACCCTCAACAAAAGAACCGTGGATGCAGAAATCTCGCTTGGCGGCCCCTTCATGATGGTTGTTTCGCTACTAAGCTACATTAACTGGTTTGTTGTGGCGGTTTTTCTGTGGCAAAGCACACCCATCATAAACTTCACTGGGCTTGTTATCGCCTTAACCGCCGTATCCATAGTTTCAATCGGCGTGGGCTTAATTGCTTCCGAGAAACCCATCAAACCCCGCAACATCTTGTGGATACCTTGCATTTACTTTTACTGGCTGATTCAGATGGTTATTGCCGGTTGGGCTTTTCTAAAATTATTGTTTAGAAGGAAAAGGGATTGGAGTAAAACCGTTAAAACGGGTACATTGGCAACTCCAGCTCTTGGGGCTGCAGCTCCCTCTTAA
- a CDS encoding matrixin family metalloprotease produces MADTPLAQVEVQAQNEGESYSLILQGFAWNHTTLELLIVTPSDASWWNNEFLNASLRAIGQWNEAVVNFSAAYPEFAYLSSVEIVTTVSDKMDSGYDIYMNWTATPLSSTNNEVGLSKIFAYQNSAIVNCTMSLATQTNYGQALSIVDMQNVALHELGHAFGLGHCNYTQDLMYPVYYLASGPKDVSSLDAYGVAFLFGWLISPSGFYPTKAWLNQSSVLSPAEVTYTQIPVSPDNAAPQTLATNPIVMQLLLLAAILLRPEILITIVAILVFFIALGIVVRRTRYRSKADS; encoded by the coding sequence TTGGCTGATACACCATTAGCGCAGGTAGAAGTGCAAGCGCAAAACGAGGGCGAATCGTATTCACTGATTCTACAGGGGTTTGCATGGAACCACACCACCCTCGAACTACTAATCGTTACGCCCAGTGATGCATCGTGGTGGAATAACGAATTTTTGAATGCTTCACTACGCGCGATTGGTCAATGGAATGAGGCGGTAGTTAATTTTTCAGCAGCTTATCCTGAATTCGCCTACCTCTCCAGCGTTGAGATAGTGACTACTGTGTCGGATAAGATGGATTCAGGCTACGACATTTACATGAACTGGACAGCCACACCGTTGAGCAGCACCAATAATGAGGTGGGGTTATCCAAAATTTTTGCTTACCAAAACAGCGCTATCGTTAACTGCACCATGAGCCTTGCCACCCAAACCAATTATGGTCAAGCCCTAAGCATTGTGGATATGCAGAATGTGGCGCTTCACGAGTTGGGGCATGCGTTTGGTTTGGGTCACTGCAACTACACGCAGGATTTGATGTATCCAGTTTATTATCTGGCAAGTGGCCCTAAGGACGTGTCTTCGCTGGATGCCTATGGCGTGGCGTTCCTGTTTGGATGGCTGATTAGCCCCAGCGGCTTTTACCCTACCAAGGCATGGCTAAACCAGTCATCGGTGCTCTCGCCCGCTGAAGTAACCTACACGCAGATTCCTGTTTCACCCGACAACGCGGCACCCCAGACGCTTGCAACCAACCCCATAGTTATGCAGCTTTTGTTGCTTGCAGCGATTTTGCTGCGTCCAGAAATTTTGATCACCATAGTTGCGATTTTGGTATTCTTCATTGCCTTGGGGATAGTTGTGAGAAGAACAAGGTACAGGTCTAAGGCTGATTCATGA
- a CDS encoding MBL fold metallo-hydrolase: protein MFFKQVQQHGDNYSYIIADQASGEAAVVDPSYNAGEIIKILKTQNFQLKYVIDTHGHSDHTAGNIELSSLFAPEVAVYKTSKVPCNVRLEDGDTLYVGKIPLKVIYTPGHTPDGICLLVDEDKLLTGDTLFVGECGRTDLAGGDPEALYDSLFNKILKLTDDVKVFPGHDYGKTPSSTIGVEKKTNYVLKPRSQKEFVAFMNQP, encoded by the coding sequence ATGTTCTTTAAGCAGGTTCAGCAGCATGGCGACAATTACTCCTACATAATCGCTGACCAAGCCAGCGGTGAAGCTGCCGTCGTTGACCCCAGCTATAACGCGGGCGAAATAATCAAAATCCTCAAAACCCAAAACTTCCAACTCAAATACGTCATAGACACCCATGGACACAGCGACCACACTGCAGGCAACATAGAACTCTCCAGCCTGTTTGCCCCCGAAGTCGCGGTCTATAAAACCTCCAAAGTTCCCTGCAATGTCCGCCTCGAAGACGGCGACACCCTCTACGTAGGCAAAATCCCCCTAAAAGTAATCTACACACCCGGCCACACCCCCGACGGCATCTGCCTCTTAGTCGATGAGGATAAGCTTTTGACGGGAGACACGCTTTTTGTGGGGGAATGTGGACGAACTGACCTCGCAGGCGGAGACCCCGAAGCCCTCTACGACAGCCTCTTCAACAAAATCCTCAAACTAACCGATGATGTTAAGGTTTTTCCTGGGCACGACTACGGCAAAACCCCCAGCTCCACCATAGGCGTAGAGAAAAAAACTAACTACGTCCTAAAACCGCGAAGCCAAAAAGAATTTGTTGCCTTCATGAATCAGCCTTAG
- a CDS encoding DEAD/DEAH box helicase, with translation MQIQSFKDLSLSNEVQRSISELGFDQLFPIQAQAITPLLEGKDVIGQAQTGTGKTAAFGVPMVQRLDREVRGVQGLVLVPTRELAVQVADNLSKFGKYSRIKVLAVYGGESINKQIHSLASGVQIVVGTPGRLIDLMERRVLNLSGVRIVVLDEADRMLDMGFTEDVEYILSKTPRERQTSLFSATMDDSVWRVCNRYLKNPEKILVSKDEIALTQMKQYYTVVNQGSKLGALCEILHDDRVDKAIIFCRTRHETSRLADQLYKKGFRTQVLHAGFTQAQRDRAINDFKVGRCSLLVATDVAARGLDIEGITHIINFDVPNDPPVYFHRIGRTARKGEEGTAITLVSYGEMSDFNNIKALTKTKITPLNAEPVAEDSPIQSFY, from the coding sequence ATGCAAATTCAATCCTTTAAGGACTTATCATTAAGCAACGAAGTCCAAAGAAGTATATCTGAACTCGGGTTTGACCAGCTTTTTCCGATTCAAGCCCAAGCTATCACTCCTTTGCTTGAAGGCAAAGACGTTATTGGGCAAGCTCAAACTGGAACAGGCAAAACCGCCGCATTCGGCGTCCCAATGGTTCAGCGGCTCGACCGTGAAGTCCGCGGCGTCCAAGGACTAGTTTTGGTTCCTACACGCGAATTAGCGGTGCAAGTTGCCGATAACCTATCAAAATTCGGCAAATATTCACGCATCAAAGTTTTAGCCGTTTACGGCGGAGAATCAATTAACAAACAAATCCACAGTTTAGCCAGCGGTGTCCAAATCGTTGTCGGCACACCCGGCAGACTCATTGACCTTATGGAACGCCGCGTACTTAACCTATCAGGTGTACGCATTGTGGTTCTTGACGAAGCTGACCGCATGCTTGACATGGGCTTCACAGAAGACGTAGAATATATCCTCTCCAAAACTCCGCGTGAACGCCAAACGAGCCTTTTCAGCGCAACCATGGATGACTCTGTGTGGCGCGTCTGTAACCGCTACCTCAAAAACCCAGAGAAAATCCTTGTCAGCAAAGACGAAATCGCCCTCACCCAAATGAAACAATACTACACCGTTGTAAATCAAGGCAGCAAACTCGGTGCCCTCTGCGAAATTCTCCACGATGACCGCGTCGACAAAGCCATCATTTTCTGTCGCACCCGCCATGAAACCAGTCGACTTGCTGACCAACTCTACAAGAAAGGCTTCCGTACCCAAGTGCTCCACGCAGGCTTCACTCAAGCGCAACGCGACCGTGCCATTAACGACTTCAAAGTTGGCAGATGCAGCCTTCTAGTTGCAACTGATGTTGCCGCAAGAGGCTTAGATATAGAAGGAATCACCCACATCATCAACTTCGATGTACCCAATGATCCCCCAGTCTATTTCCACCGCATTGGCAGAACCGCACGCAAAGGCGAAGAAGGAACCGCAATCACTTTAGTTAGCTATGGCGAAATGAGTGACTTCAACAACATCAAAGCTCTCACTAAAACCAAAATCACGCCGCTCAACGCTGAACCTGTCGCAGAAGACTCGCCGATTCAGAGTTTCTATTAA
- a CDS encoding YHS domain-containing protein, translating to MRDPVCGTVLDENTAKFKISYEGETYHFCSLVCKKRFKRQPTKFVK from the coding sequence ATGCGTGATCCAGTTTGTGGAACTGTCTTAGACGAGAATACTGCGAAGTTTAAGATTTCTTACGAAGGCGAAACCTACCATTTCTGCAGTCTCGTCTGCAAAAAACGCTTCAAACGCCAACCCACCAAATTCGTAAAATAA
- a CDS encoding DUF1015 domain-containing protein — translation MVDIRPFKAITYTSKAGDPESLITQPYDKIDAQMQKEYYEQSPYNYCRLILPLEADKYNVANQRIQTWLNEDVMQKESAPALFISRQEFTLDGKTYQRTGVIAAMRLYPYEENIVFPHERTYKAPKADRLNMLRTVQKDLEHIFLIYQDPQRKTLAFFDEVAKTPPIIKATDSLGVKQTVWKVTDPQKIKALQAELADKPIVITDGHHRYESALAYRDEMRAKGNWRPDDAFNFHMAYLVPVQDEGLVVLPTHRLLKNHTLTPEVMERFRCFFDLQEVKPTTEAIESYLTSHFNEHAFCVYDGKHAFGLLLKHDKAVYDFVNENVSKDTKIFDVVILRDIVFKVILKTGELNLDDTILYVRWTKTALKKIQDGEATLAFLVNPISAKTVATIAVQHELLPEKSTDFYPKMASGFMMMDISRGETL, via the coding sequence TTGGTTGATATTAGACCGTTTAAGGCAATAACTTACACGTCAAAAGCAGGCGACCCCGAAAGCCTCATCACACAACCCTACGACAAAATCGACGCCCAAATGCAAAAAGAATACTACGAGCAGTCCCCCTACAATTACTGCCGCCTTATTCTCCCGTTGGAAGCTGACAAATATAACGTTGCCAACCAACGCATCCAAACTTGGCTAAACGAGGATGTAATGCAAAAAGAGTCTGCTCCAGCGCTCTTTATTTCTCGTCAAGAATTCACTTTGGACGGCAAAACCTACCAACGTACTGGCGTTATTGCCGCAATGAGGCTCTATCCGTACGAAGAAAACATCGTTTTCCCCCATGAACGCACCTACAAAGCGCCCAAAGCCGACCGCCTCAACATGCTCCGTACTGTCCAAAAAGACCTCGAACACATCTTCCTCATCTACCAAGACCCCCAACGCAAAACCCTCGCCTTCTTTGATGAAGTCGCCAAAACCCCGCCCATAATCAAAGCCACCGACTCCTTAGGCGTCAAGCAAACCGTTTGGAAAGTAACCGACCCCCAGAAAATCAAAGCGCTACAAGCCGAGCTTGCTGATAAGCCAATTGTCATAACCGATGGTCACCACAGATACGAAAGTGCCCTTGCCTACCGCGATGAGATGCGCGCCAAAGGCAACTGGCGTCCTGATGACGCTTTCAACTTTCACATGGCATATCTGGTGCCCGTACAGGATGAGGGTCTAGTCGTGTTGCCGACACATAGGCTCCTAAAAAACCACACTTTAACCCCCGAAGTTATGGAGCGTTTCCGATGCTTCTTTGACCTCCAAGAAGTCAAACCCACTACCGAAGCCATCGAAAGCTATCTTACCAGCCACTTTAACGAGCACGCGTTTTGTGTCTACGATGGCAAACACGCCTTTGGACTGTTGCTCAAGCATGATAAAGCCGTTTATGACTTCGTTAACGAAAATGTCTCTAAAGACACCAAAATCTTTGACGTTGTCATTCTCCGCGACATCGTCTTCAAAGTTATCCTAAAAACCGGCGAACTAAACCTCGACGACACCATCCTCTATGTACGCTGGACCAAAACTGCCCTAAAGAAAATCCAAGACGGCGAAGCAACCCTTGCATTTCTAGTAAACCCTATCAGCGCAAAAACTGTTGCCACCATCGCGGTACAGCACGAATTGCTGCCTGAAAAAAGCACGGACTTCTACCCGAAAATGGCGTCAGGTTTCATGATGATGGATATATCCCGCGGAGAAACCCTTTAG
- a CDS encoding hydroxyacid dehydrogenase gives MTIKVLVSDRIADEGIKCLQNQGYEVTCGWTIPKPELPKIIGDFDVLIVRSATKVRGELLENAKNLKVIGRAGEGLDNVDFERAKTLGITLVNTPHVSYLSVAELAIGHMIALSRNIVQGTLTLREGKWEKEKLMGTEINGKTLGVIGCGYIGKTVERLAIALGMHVLPVEECVVDRFVPLAEMLPKADYITLHVPLTPKTRHLISTKEFDLMKTGVRIIDCSRGGVVDQEALYQALVTGKVAGAAVDVFEEEPPKNPKLLTLPNVIATPHIGAQTHEAQLKASIQIANAVIDALKKKDIS, from the coding sequence GTGACCATAAAAGTCCTCGTAAGTGACCGCATAGCAGATGAAGGCATAAAGTGCCTCCAAAATCAAGGCTATGAGGTTACTTGCGGTTGGACTATACCCAAACCTGAGCTCCCCAAAATCATCGGCGACTTTGATGTGCTAATCGTTCGTTCCGCCACCAAAGTCCGCGGCGAACTTCTCGAAAACGCTAAAAACCTTAAGGTAATCGGACGCGCAGGTGAAGGACTTGACAATGTTGACTTTGAACGCGCCAAAACTCTCGGCATCACCCTTGTCAATACCCCTCATGTTTCTTATTTGAGTGTGGCAGAACTCGCCATCGGTCATATGATAGCCTTGAGCCGCAACATTGTACAGGGCACCCTGACATTGAGAGAGGGGAAATGGGAAAAAGAAAAACTGATGGGTACCGAAATCAACGGCAAAACGCTGGGTGTCATCGGTTGTGGTTACATTGGCAAAACAGTTGAACGTTTAGCTATAGCGTTAGGCATGCATGTTTTGCCCGTGGAAGAATGTGTGGTTGACCGCTTTGTTCCCCTCGCGGAGATGCTTCCCAAAGCAGACTACATTACTCTACATGTCCCGCTTACCCCAAAAACCCGCCATTTAATCTCCACCAAAGAATTTGACCTTATGAAAACTGGCGTACGCATTATCGACTGCAGTCGAGGTGGAGTCGTTGACCAAGAAGCCCTCTACCAAGCTCTCGTAACGGGCAAAGTTGCAGGTGCCGCTGTCGATGTCTTTGAAGAGGAACCACCCAAAAACCCCAAACTACTAACCTTACCAAACGTTATAGCTACGCCTCATATTGGCGCCCAAACGCATGAGGCACAACTGAAGGCAAGCATACAAATAGCTAATGCGGTTATAGATGCGCTAAAAAAGAAAGATATATCGTGA
- a CDS encoding alanine--glyoxylate aminotransferase family protein: MHKKLLIPGPTEVSKEILNEQTQFLIGHRETAFSDLYGGITDKISRYFQLTPDYQPTVTTGSGTLWFDIVGRSIVKQKALACVNGAFSQRCAQTLKACGKETDILEVEMGKAIKPEMVAEKLAGGKYDTLTICHNETSTGVRSPVAEIGKMVKKEYPDIIFAVDAVSSMAGDKTFPQEFNCDVLFGSTQKCFALPPGLAVALVSNRAIERAKEVPNRGAYTDLVDIFEFEKKHQTPFTPNISLLYALNKRMDLLLEETYDKVYQRHLDMANYTQAWAKKHFAMYPEPGYESITVSCITNTLGKNVKELNQKLGEHGFLISGGYGKMAEKTFRIGHMGEWNLSGIKEVIALIDELWGLA; encoded by the coding sequence ATGCATAAGAAACTCTTGATTCCGGGTCCCACAGAAGTAAGTAAAGAAATCCTAAATGAACAAACTCAGTTTTTAATTGGTCATAGAGAAACAGCGTTCTCCGACCTCTACGGCGGAATCACCGATAAAATCAGCCGATACTTCCAATTAACCCCCGACTACCAACCAACCGTCACCACTGGCTCAGGCACCCTGTGGTTTGACATCGTTGGTCGAAGCATCGTTAAACAAAAAGCACTCGCATGCGTCAACGGCGCTTTCTCACAACGCTGTGCCCAGACACTAAAAGCATGCGGCAAAGAAACCGACATCCTAGAAGTCGAGATGGGTAAAGCCATCAAACCCGAAATGGTCGCCGAAAAACTTGCAGGCGGCAAATACGACACCCTCACCATTTGCCACAACGAAACATCCACAGGCGTTAGAAGCCCAGTCGCTGAAATCGGCAAAATGGTCAAAAAAGAATACCCTGACATAATCTTCGCTGTAGACGCAGTTTCTTCCATGGCAGGTGACAAAACCTTCCCCCAAGAATTCAACTGCGATGTCCTCTTTGGCAGCACCCAGAAATGCTTCGCTTTACCCCCTGGCTTAGCTGTCGCGTTAGTATCTAACCGCGCTATCGAACGCGCCAAAGAAGTTCCTAACCGCGGTGCTTACACTGACCTCGTGGATATATTCGAGTTTGAAAAGAAACATCAAACTCCCTTTACCCCAAACATTTCCCTGCTCTACGCCCTCAACAAACGCATGGATCTATTGCTTGAAGAAACCTACGACAAAGTCTACCAACGTCACCTCGACATGGCAAACTACACTCAGGCATGGGCAAAGAAACACTTCGCCATGTACCCCGAACCTGGCTACGAATCCATAACAGTTAGCTGCATAACCAACACGTTAGGCAAAAACGTAAAGGAACTTAACCAAAAACTTGGCGAGCACGGCTTCCTAATCAGCGGTGGCTATGGCAAGATGGCAGAAAAAACCTTCCGCATAGGTCACATGGGTGAATGGAACCTCTCGGGCATCAAAGAAGTGATTGCTTTAATTGATGAACTCTGGGGATTAGCGTGA